The Haloferax sp. Atlit-12N region GAGCGGCAGCTTCTCGACGAGGTGGACGCGGAACTCGCGGGCGACGGCGGCGACGGGCTCTGGGGGACGGACGAGTACGCCGTCGTCATGGGGCACCCGAAGAATCACCCGATTTCGGTCGTCTGCACTCGTCACCCGGAGATTCCGTCGTCGTGGTCGCGGGGCGGTGAGAGCCTGACCGAACCGGAGCGCGAGCAGTTCAACGACCTCCTGTGGGACTACTGCGAGCGCGTCCGCCGGTACGTCCAAGACGAGGTCAACGAGTTCGTCGGGGTCGCGGGCGTCCCCGAGGAGTAGTCAGCGGCCGATGCGCGTCATCCACCCGGCGGACCACCGGACCTGTTATCGCTGCGGCGAGCGCGCCGACGTGGTCGTCGCCCGCGGCCACGACCTGCGGTACTGCTGCTGGGACTGTTCGTACTCGCTTCTCGAACACGGCGGCGTCATCGTTGCGGGCGAACTGGGGAAGTCCCGCCCCAGACCCCCGTAAGCCGGGTGACAGACCTTGAGGACCCGGCCATCGCCGCTCTGGAGTACCGTTCGCCCCGATTCCGACGGCGTGAGAACGAGTCCCGTATTCAAGCCCGCGGAGACCCTAACGGTCGACTATGAGTGATGTAGATACGCTGGACGCCGTCCGTGAGTTCGAACACGACGGAACCACGTACAAGATGGCGGACCTGACCGTCTTAGAAGAACAGGGCCTCTGCGAACTCGACCGACTGCCGGTGAGCATCCGCATCCTCCTGGAGTCGGTGCTGCGAAACGTCGACGGCGACATCGTCACCGAAGACGACGTGCGGAACGCCGCCTCGTGGGAGCCGGACGTGCCGAACGTCGAAGTCCCGTTCACGCCGTCTCGCGTCGTGTTGCAGGACCTGACTGGCGTGCCCGCGGTCGTCGACCTCGCGGCGCTCCGGTCGGCCGCCGACCGCGCCGGCAAGGACCCGAAAATCGTCGAACCCGAGGTCCCCTGTGACCTCGTTATCGACCACAGCGTGCAGGTGGACTTCTTCGGCTCGCCCGACGCCTACGAGAAGAACGTCGAGTTGGAGTACGAGCGCAACGCCGAGCGCTACAAGGCGCTCAAGTGGGCGCAGAACGCCTTCGACAACTTCAGTGTCGTCCCGCCGGGCACGGGCATCGTCCACCAGGTGAACCTCGAACACCTCGGGCGCGTCGTCCACGACCGCGAGTGGCGCGGCGACCGCTGGCTCCTCCCCGACACGCTCGTCGGCACCGACAGCCACACGCCGATGATAGGTGGTATCGGCGTCGTCGGCTGGGGCGTCGGCGGTATCGAGGCCGAGGCGGCGATGCTCGGCCAGCCCATCACGATGAAGCTCCCCGAGGTCGTCGGCGTCAAACTCGAAGGCGAACTCCCCGAGGGCGCGACCGCGACCGACCTCGTGTTGCACGTCACCGAACAGCTCCGCGAGGTCGGCGTCGTCGACCGGTTCGTCGAGTTCTTCGGCCCCGGCGTGGGGAACCTCTCGGTCCCCGACCGGGCGACCATCTCCAACATGGCCCCCGAACAGGGGTCGACCATCAGCGTCTTCCCGGTCGACGAGGCGACGCTGGACTACCTCGAACTCACGGGCCGCGAACCCGAACACATCGAACTCGTCCGCGAGTACCTCGAATCACAGGGCCTCTTCGGCGAGCAACACCCCGAGTACACGGAGACGGTCGACGTCGACCTCTCCACCGTCGAGCCGAGCCTCGCCGGGCCGAAGCGCCCGCAGGACCGCGTCGGCATGGGCGACATGAAGACGCACTTCCGCGAACTCCTCTACGGCGAGTTCGAAGACGCCGTCGACGACGTGGACGAGGAGGCCATCGTCCGTTGGCTCGGTGAGGGAGGGGGCGACCCCGACGGCGAACTCGCGGGTGACGGCGGGGCGCTGACGGAGACGCCCGAGGCGGCACCCGAGGAACCCGACCTCGGCGAGTTGACGAAGCGCGTCGAAGTCGAACTCGGCGGCGAGACGGTCGAAATCGGCCACGGGAGCGTCGTCGTCAGCGCCATCACGTCCTGTACGAACACCTCGAACCCGTCTGTCATGGTCGCCGCGGGCCTCCTCGCACGCAACGCGTTGGAGAAGGGCCTCGACGTGCCCGAGTACGTCAAGACGAGCCTCGCGCCGGGGAGCCGCGTCGTCACGGAGTACCTGAAGAAGGCCGACCTGCTCCCGCACCTCGAAGCGCTCGGCTACGACGTGGTCGGCTACGGCTGTACCACCTGTATCGGCAACGCCGGGCCGCTCCCGGAACCCATCGAGAACGCCATCGACGAACACGGGCTGTGGACCACGAGCGTCCTCAGCGGCAACCGCAACTTCGAGGCGCGCATCCACCCGAAGATTCGCGCGAACTACCTCGCCAGCCCGCCGCTCGTCGTCGCCTACGGCCTCGCCGGGCGGATGGACATCGACCTCGAAACCGACCCGCTCGGCACCGACGACGACGGCAACGCCGTCTACCTCGCCGACATCTGGCCGGACGCCGACGAGATTCGGGAGACCATCCACGACAGCGTCGACCCGTCGATGTTCCGCGAGAAGTACGCCGAGGTGTTCGAGGGCGACGAGCGCTGGGAGGCGCTCGAAGCGCCGACCGGCGACGTGTACGACTGGGACGACGAGTCGACCTACATCCGCGAGCCGCCGTTCTTCACGGACTTCCCGCTGGAGAAACCCGGCGTCTCCGACATCGAGGACGCCCGCTGTCTCCTGACGCTCGGCGACACGGTGACGACCGACCACATCAGCCCCGCCGGGCCGTTCGGGTCGAAGCTGCCGGCCGGCCAGTGGCTCATGGACCACGGCGTCGACCCCGTGGACTTCAACACCTACGGCTCCCGCCGCGGCAACCACGAGGTAATGATGCGCGGGACGTTCGCCAACGTCCGCATCGAAAACCAGATGCTCGACGACGTGGAGGGCGGCTACACGATTCACCACCCGACGGGCGAGGAGACGACCGTCTTCGAGGCCAGCCAGCGCTACCGCGAGGAGGAGACCCCGCTCGTCGTCCTCTCGGGCGTCGAGTTCGGGACCGGTTCGAGCCGCGACTGGGCGGCCAAGGGCACGGACCTCCTCGGCGTCCGCGCGACCATCGCCGAGAGCTACGAGCGCATCTACCGCGACAACCTCGTCGGCATGGGCGTCCTCCCGCTCCAGTTCGAAGACGGCGACTCGTGGGAGTCGCTCGGCCTCGACGGCTCCGAGCAGTTCGACATCCGCGGCCTCGACGACGGCCTCGAAGTCAACGACGAACTGACCGTAGTCGCCACGAAGGACGACGGGACCGAAATCGAGTTCGACGTGACCGCGCAGGTCGGCACGCCCGCCGCGGTGACGTACGTCGAAAACGGCGGTATCCTCCACTACGTGCTCCGTCGGCTCCTGACCGAGAACTGAGTCAGGGCGCTGCGTCGGGGAACTGAGTTGGAGAACTGAGTCGGACCGGCGGCCGGCCGCCGCCGACCCACACGTCGGACTCACCGAGAATCACGAACCACCGAAGACGCGTAAATTCATCAGCCACGGAGTGCTATGTGATGACATGGCAACTGTGACACCCGCAGTCCGCCCGACGTGGACGGACCTCATGCGTCGCGGAGCGGCGACCGCGGCGGTCGCAACCGTCGCGAACGCGCTCCTCTTGACGCTCGTCCTCGAAACGGGCCTCGTCGAACCGTTCGCACCGCTTTCGTACCCGCCGGTCGTGTTCCTCTCGGCCGCCGGTGCGGTCGCGGCGACGTTCGTCTACGGGCTGCTCGCGGGCCGCGTCGCGGACGCGGACCGGACGTTCTTCAGGGTCGCCGTCGCGGTGCTCGTGGCGTCCTTCGCACCCGACCTCGGACTCCTGTACGTCGACCCCGGAGCGACGGTACCGGGCGTCCTCGTACTGATGCTGATGCACGTCGTGGTCGCGGCGGTCTGTGTGGCGTCGCTCACCGAACTCGGCTGGGGCGTTCCGGAGGGGAAACGCCCGGACGGGACCGACGAGTGACCGACTAACGTTCGATGCGTGGGAACGCCCGTGTCACTTCCATTTAGGATGGCCTAAAAACCGAAGACACTATGTTGTTTTAGGTTGGCCTAAATGGTATGACCAGAGCGGATTCCGAGGCAACCGCGGCGACGGCACCCTCACAGGGAGACTGAGATGAACACTGAGCGCACCGCGGGCATCAGGGACGCGCTGGACCGCGTCGAACGCGAGCGCGAACAGGTGCTGGCGAAGCGGCGGGCAGTCGAGCGGTTCGAACGGCGCGTTCGAAAGCTCGCCGCACAGTCGAACCGCCCGCCGGCAGGGACGGCCCGAGCGACCGCGTGCGGGACCGCGCCAGTCCCGACGACGACGCGACGAGACGCCGGCACTGGCACGGGGCGACGGCAGGTGCGCGAGCTGTTCGCGGAGACGATACGGCCGCACAGCGTCTCCGACGTGAACGAGTCCGAGCCGCTCGCGGTGACGATTCGCGAGGAGTTCGGCCCGGAAGTCGCGACGGCGCTCTCCCCGGACGCCGGGAGCCGCTTCACACCGGCGGTCAAGGAGGCGGTCGTGTCGGCGGCGACGGACCGGCAACGAGGCCTCGACGGGATGTGCCGGGCGCTCGACGCCGAGGAACGGTCACTCCGAGCGACGCTCGCCGTGCTGGACGAGTGCGAGAACTGGCTGGGGCGGGCGGACGCGACGCCGCTTTCGAAACTGGGGTTCGACGCTCTCCGGCGGCGTCACGAGACGCTCGCTGACCACCGGGAGGCGTGTGACCGGGTGGTCCACGAGCGACAGCGGCATCTCGGCGGGGCGACTCGCCACACCGCGTCGGTCGAAATCGACCACCGGTTTCTCGCTGAGTATCTCTACGAGGACCGCGCGACCGACTATCCGGTCTTGACGGCCGCGGCCCGCGTGGTGGGCGTCTGCGTGGATTGTCAGCGGACTGTTCGCGACCACCTCGTCCGCCGCGTATGATCGGCGCGCCGCAGTACCTCCTCACGCTGTACATCGCCGAGCGGGAGGACGGCGAGGAGACGCCGATTTCGCCGGGCTACGTCGCCGACGCGCTCGACCGCTCACCGCCCGCGGCGACGGAGCGCCTCCAGAACCTCGACGCGAAGGGGCTCGTTCGCTACGAGCCCTACGAGGGCGCGACGCTCACTGACGAAGGGCGCGACACGGCCGGAGAACTCTACGACACCTACCGCATTCTCTCGCGGTTCTGTCGGGACGTGCTCGGCGTCGACGACCACGAGCACGAGGCGATGCAACTGGTCGGAAACGTCAGCCCGACGGTTGCCGAACGGCTCGCGGCGACGCTGCTCCGCGGGGGCGACAACCGCGGCGAAGCGACCGAGGCGACCGAATCGGCGTCGCAACTCTCTCCCGAAAGCCCCACGAGTTGAACGCGTCGCAGTAAATTCGCCCCGGCACTGATGATTGTCAACAAATAGCACGCAAATACCGCCGCGGAACCGCACCCTTTTTGTTTTAGGTTTCCCTAAACCCTCGTAATGGCCGCTGGTACGCAGTCGAACGCTGAATCCGCGTCGGAACCGGACCGACCCAATTCCCCCGAGATATCCGTCTGCAAGGGCGGTCCGGGGAAATCGGTGTTCATGGAGTCGGGCAACAGCGACGGCTGGATTTCGAGCGACGTGACCGTCGACGTGACGCAGTAACTCCGTTCGAACCGGTTGCGCGGAGTGTGGACCTGACGAGCACCGTCGCTGAACGGCGCTGGCAGCTCGGCAAAAAGCGTCGAACGTCGGAACGGGGGCGTCGTCCTCCGACGCGTCGGCGGCGGTGCTTACTGGACGAGCGTGTCGTCTTCGAGGTAGTGGTCGATGACGTGGGCGTGTTCTTCGATTTCGATGAGTTGCTCGCGGAGCATGTGCGCCGTCGCGTGGTCGCCGAGACCCGCGGCGAGTTCGATGTGTTCGCGGTAGCTCTCGATGATGTCGCCGTACATCTCGAGGTCGTTCGAGAGCGACGTGCGGATGTCGTAGACGTCCTCGTCCTCGGGCTCGACGGTCGCCGCCTCGCTCAGCGCCGGCATGCTGGCGTGGGGGACGCCGCCGATGGACTGGAGGCGCTCTGCGATTTCGTCCGCGGCCTCCTCGACTTCCTCGTAGGCCTCCTGGAGGAACTCGTGGATGCGGAGGTGTTCGGCACCTTCGACGTTCCAGTGGTGCTTGTGGAGCTGGTGGTAGAGGACGTAGGCGTCCGCGAGGTCGGTGTTCAGCGCTTCGATTATCTGTTCGGCCTTCTCAGTGTCGAGACGGACCGGGTTGTCGCCGACGCTACCTGCTTCCTTGAGGACAGACTTCTGCGTGCTCATTACAATCAGTAGTTGGGGCTGAGGCCACTTAATACTTATCCGAGAACAAACAATTTTTCGTGTGGCCTAAAACATCGTTTGCTAAATTAGCTAGATTGCTTCTAAAACGCTGAATGATGCGTGTGAGAAGGACACACGTCGTGGAGCGACGAATCTACTCGTCGGCGAGAGATAGCCATTATATACCATATCCGTTATGTATTTTTGAGCGATTGGTGCGACGTCTCGTAAGTGTCGATTTACGCGGATCACTACCGGGTCGTTACTCCGGTCAAAGACGGGCGGCGCTGGAGCGCGGTCAGAACAGGGTTCGCAGGTAGTCGCCCGGCCGCTGCCGTCGGCTCTACAGACTGGGTGGCGGCGGACTCCGTCAAGAGAGTTGTTCGACTCACATCTACCGAGCAGAACACTCGTGTTGCGAACGGTCGGGACAGAGGCGATATCGTACAGAATCAGACGATGCGCTGTAGGCTCGGGTCCGTATGAAGAACGTATGGGCCCTATGGGGTTCGAACCCATGACCACCCGGTTATGAGCCGAGCGCTCTGACCAGACTGAGCTAAGGGCCCTCGGTCGATTCTTTCCCGTCGTCCCTCTTATGTCTTATCAGAAGCCGTCGCCAACGAATCGGAGACGAGACGCTCGTCAGCGTGAGAAACGGAGAAGCGCCACCGCCAGGACTCGAACCTGGGACAACCTCGTTAACAGCGAGGTGCTCTACCAACTGAGCTACGGCGGCTTTCGTCTGCACTCTCTCGTATTCGATGTTTCTTGATAGGGCTTTCGTTTTTAACCGACGGCTGGCGGGTGCCACCGCCTGACGCGGTCGGGGGAGCACCGTCACGCTTTCGCCCGCCCGCGGGAAATCAGCGGGCATGACGAACTCGGACCTCGACGCGGTCGTCGCCGCGGTCCGCGAGCGTATCGACCCCGACGAGGCAGAGCGTCGGGCGCTCGCGGCGGCCGCGGCGGCCCTCGAATCCCGTGTCCACGACGCCCTCGCGGACCTGCCGGTGGAGGCCGACGCGCTCCAAGTTGGCAGCACCGCCCGCGGCACGTGGCTCTCGGGCGACCGCGACATCGACCTGTTCGTGCGCTTTCCCGCCGACCTCGACCGCGAGGAGCTCGAGACGTACGGCCTCGAAGTCGGCCACGCCGTCCTCCCCGACGGCCACGAGGAGTACGCCGAACACCCCTACGTGAAAGGCGACTACGACGGATTCGACGTGGACCTCGTCCCCTGTTACGACGTGCCCACCGCCTCGGACATCCGCTCGGCGGTCGACCGGACGCCGTTTCACAACGCCTACCTGACCGAGCGCCTCGACGACGACCTCGCGGCCGACGTGCGCGTCTTCAAGCGATTTCTGAAGGGTATCGGTGCGTACGGGAGCGACCTCCGAACCGAGGGCTTCTCGGGCTATCTCGCCGAACTCCTCGTCGTCGAACACGGCGGCTTCGAATCGTTGCTCCGGGCGGCCGCCGACTGGAGTCCGCAGGTCGAGTTCGACCCGGAGGACCACGGGACACGGAGCTTTTCGGACCCGCTCGTCGTAATCGACCCGACCGACCCCGAGCGGAACGTCGCCGCGGTCTGCTCGGCTGAGAACGTCGCCCGCCTCCAGCACTACGCTCGCGACCTGCTCGCTGACCCGCGCGAATCGCTCTTTTTCCGGCCTGACCCACCGGCGCTCGACGCCGACGGCGTTCGGAGCCACCTCGACCGACGCGGGACCACGACCGTCGCCGTTGTCTTCGACTGCCCGGACCTCGTGGACGACCAGCTCTACCCGCAACTGAGAAAGTCGCTGACCGGCGTCGCCGACGGCCTCGATAGACGCGGCTTCGACGTGTTCCGGCGCGCGACGTTCGCCGACACCGATACCGACGGCGAGGGCCAGGGCGAGGCGGTCCTCTTCGCCGAACTCTCGGTGGCCGAGCGTCCTGCGGTCGAGCGCCACGAGGGGCCGCCGGTCCACGTCCGCCAGCACGCCGAGGGGTTCTACGGCGCGTACGAGGACGGCGACGACCACTACGGACCGTTCCTCGACG contains the following coding sequences:
- a CDS encoding aconitate hydratase codes for the protein MSDVDTLDAVREFEHDGTTYKMADLTVLEEQGLCELDRLPVSIRILLESVLRNVDGDIVTEDDVRNAASWEPDVPNVEVPFTPSRVVLQDLTGVPAVVDLAALRSAADRAGKDPKIVEPEVPCDLVIDHSVQVDFFGSPDAYEKNVELEYERNAERYKALKWAQNAFDNFSVVPPGTGIVHQVNLEHLGRVVHDREWRGDRWLLPDTLVGTDSHTPMIGGIGVVGWGVGGIEAEAAMLGQPITMKLPEVVGVKLEGELPEGATATDLVLHVTEQLREVGVVDRFVEFFGPGVGNLSVPDRATISNMAPEQGSTISVFPVDEATLDYLELTGREPEHIELVREYLESQGLFGEQHPEYTETVDVDLSTVEPSLAGPKRPQDRVGMGDMKTHFRELLYGEFEDAVDDVDEEAIVRWLGEGGGDPDGELAGDGGALTETPEAAPEEPDLGELTKRVEVELGGETVEIGHGSVVVSAITSCTNTSNPSVMVAAGLLARNALEKGLDVPEYVKTSLAPGSRVVTEYLKKADLLPHLEALGYDVVGYGCTTCIGNAGPLPEPIENAIDEHGLWTTSVLSGNRNFEARIHPKIRANYLASPPLVVAYGLAGRMDIDLETDPLGTDDDGNAVYLADIWPDADEIRETIHDSVDPSMFREKYAEVFEGDERWEALEAPTGDVYDWDDESTYIREPPFFTDFPLEKPGVSDIEDARCLLTLGDTVTTDHISPAGPFGSKLPAGQWLMDHGVDPVDFNTYGSRRGNHEVMMRGTFANVRIENQMLDDVEGGYTIHHPTGEETTVFEASQRYREEETPLVVLSGVEFGTGSSRDWAAKGTDLLGVRATIAESYERIYRDNLVGMGVLPLQFEDGDSWESLGLDGSEQFDIRGLDDGLEVNDELTVVATKDDGTEIEFDVTAQVGTPAAVTYVENGGILHYVLRRLLTEN
- the dpsA gene encoding DNA starvation/stationary phase protection protein DpsA, with the protein product MSTQKSVLKEAGSVGDNPVRLDTEKAEQIIEALNTDLADAYVLYHQLHKHHWNVEGAEHLRIHEFLQEAYEEVEEAADEIAERLQSIGGVPHASMPALSEAATVEPEDEDVYDIRTSLSNDLEMYGDIIESYREHIELAAGLGDHATAHMLREQLIEIEEHAHVIDHYLEDDTLVQ
- the cca gene encoding CCA tRNA nucleotidyltransferase — protein: MTNSDLDAVVAAVRERIDPDEAERRALAAAAAALESRVHDALADLPVEADALQVGSTARGTWLSGDRDIDLFVRFPADLDREELETYGLEVGHAVLPDGHEEYAEHPYVKGDYDGFDVDLVPCYDVPTASDIRSAVDRTPFHNAYLTERLDDDLAADVRVFKRFLKGIGAYGSDLRTEGFSGYLAELLVVEHGGFESLLRAAADWSPQVEFDPEDHGTRSFSDPLVVIDPTDPERNVAAVCSAENVARLQHYARDLLADPRESLFFRPDPPALDADGVRSHLDRRGTTTVAVVFDCPDLVDDQLYPQLRKSLTGVADGLDRRGFDVFRRATFADTDTDGEGQGEAVLFAELSVAERPAVERHEGPPVHVRQHAEGFYGAYEDGDDHYGPFLDGDRYVVEREREFTSATGFLESDALFDVALGKHVESTLKTDGYDVLVGDDVAALAESFGAELGRYFAPRP
- a CDS encoding metal-dependent transcriptional regulator produces the protein MIGAPQYLLTLYIAEREDGEETPISPGYVADALDRSPPAATERLQNLDAKGLVRYEPYEGATLTDEGRDTAGELYDTYRILSRFCRDVLGVDDHEHEAMQLVGNVSPTVAERLAATLLRGGDNRGEATEATESASQLSPESPTS
- a CDS encoding DUF6069 family protein; this encodes MATVTPAVRPTWTDLMRRGAATAAVATVANALLLTLVLETGLVEPFAPLSYPPVVFLSAAGAVAATFVYGLLAGRVADADRTFFRVAVAVLVASFAPDLGLLYVDPGATVPGVLVLMLMHVVVAAVCVASLTELGWGVPEGKRPDGTDE